The following proteins come from a genomic window of Schistocerca gregaria isolate iqSchGreg1 chromosome X, iqSchGreg1.2, whole genome shotgun sequence:
- the LOC126298320 gene encoding uncharacterized protein LOC126298320, which produces MSFISSRARALRQRFGSSQPSLTDNWDTGCNQEYIDDDPRVPSPDIGGSMLSLLNEPEATWQEGEEKSPVFRAQRSKSLDSLTAISVAPLSPPANLQLRSEVFAATSPSSKIPRPQPPKLMEPSVPAFSGPLIHDFPESLSPGSIIPRIPGPPPSPQKSPSTLSAPTTPRYGEPYSPLTPKFPEAPVIPKIPGPPPSPKVSRPSTPKAKEPPSPKFSEASIIPKIPGPPVSPKHSRPTTPKQNEGILVDTSKPSVLQLSQSHFRPASPLLNELSTKEITKSPKLRDPPASPRSPQRSVKKPPDESVPIDEELNIVIPPTVAEHPQPPNQLSVVCDIYESPKSSPVRKPSVKRPLQRCLTLPTKERDDSESLLATMPEKIVEDPGKIPESESFDQEENRDTVADGCLPTRPTLFDLRPRPKLKTQWSMDDSRSNRVPAGVPSMKPAEKRRRFFMRKQTNSAPDSFEGPGHLSIKPKEHHSVSFCLGSVRKCRGSDSSIQPPTLPTISKYALQFLSDINTVFVQ; this is translated from the coding sequence ATGTCCTTCATTTCGTCTCGTGCACGAGCTCTGCGTCAGCGATTTGGATCTTCACAGCCGTCTCTCACGGACAACTGGGACACCGGATGCAATCAGGAGTACATCGACGATGATCCACGAGTTCCATCGCCTGATATCGGTGGATCAATGCTGTCACTACTAAACGAACCAGAGGCTACATGGCAAGAAGGAGAGGAAAAATCCCCGGTTTTCCGAGCACAACGGTCAAAATCTCTCGACTCTCTCACTGCTATTTCAGTTGCTCCATTAAGTCCTCCTGCTAACTTACAACTACGTTCAGAGGTATTTGCAGCCACTTCACCGTCATCAAAAATACCACGTCCGCAGCCACCAAAACTCATGGAACCATCTGTTCCAGCTTTCTCTGGACCTTTAATCCACGATTTTCCAGAGTCGCTGTCTCCAGGTTCCATTATCCCAAGAATCCCCGGACCTCCTCCATCACCTCAAAAATCACCATCGACACTTTCAGCTCCAACTACTCCTCGATATGGTGAACCGTACTCTCCATTAACACCGAAATTTCCAGAAGCCCCAGTTATTCCAAAAATACCTGGTCCTCCTCCATCTCCTAAAGTTTCCAGACCGTCGACTCCTAAAGCAAAAGAACCACCTTCCCCAAAATTTTCTGAAGCTTCTATAATTCCAAAGATTCCAGGCCCGCCTGTTTCGCCCAAACACTCCCGTCCGACTACTCCAAAACAGAACGAAGGGATACTTGTGGACACGTCTAAACCTTCAGTACTGCAGCTGTCACAGAGTCATTTTCGCCCAGCATCACCACTCTTGAACGAGTTGTCCACGAAAGAAATAACAAAGAGTCCAAAATTAAGAGATCCACCAGCTTCACCGAGATCACCACAAAGAAGCGTGAAAAAGCCACCGGATGAATCAGTGCCCATTGATGAAGAACTTAACATAGTCATTCCGCCTACAGTAGCTGAGCATCCGCAGCCACCAAATCAGCTGTCTGTCGTATGCGACATATATGAGTCACCCAAGAGTTCTCCAGTTCGTAAGCCTTCAGTGAAACGACCACTCCAGCGGTGTTTGACTCTTCCGACCAAAGAGCGCGATGACTCAGAGTCGCTCCTAGCAACAATGCCAGAAAAAATTGTAGAAGATCCTGGTAAGATACCAGAAAGTGAGTCCTTCGATCAAGAGGAGAATAGAGACACAGTTGCTGATGGTTGTCTGCCTACACGACCGACCCTGTTCGACCTGCGACCGCGACCGAAGTTAAAGACCCAATGGTCGATGGACGACAGCCGGTCAAACAGAGTACCTGCAGGCGTCCCCTCAATGAAGCCAGCGGAGAAGCGCCGTCGATTTTTCATGCGTAAGCAGACCAACTCTGCTCCTGACTCTTTCGAGGGTCCCGGCCATCTCAGTATTAAGCCGAAAGAGCATCACTCAGTCAGCTTCTGTTTGGGCAGCGTGAGGAAGTGTAGAGGATCTGACAGCTCCATTCAGCCGCCTACACTTCCAACAATAAGTAAGTATGCTTTACAGTTTCTATCCGATATTAATACTGTGTTTGTCCAGTGA